A stretch of DNA from Thermomicrobiales bacterium:
AAGCCACCGATGTGGCCGCAGTGATCACTGCTGAAGCACGCGATGGTGGCTACGACCTGGTGCTCGTCGGGCAGGAAACCAGCGACGGTGGCTCCGGCGTAGTCGGACCGCAGGTGGCAGCCAAGCTCGGTGTGCCGCTGGTCTCGAACGTCGTGTCGCTGGAGGTTGGCGACGGCAAACTGACGCTCGGCCGTGAGGTTGAGGACGGTCGCCACATCGTCGAGACACCGCTGCCGGTCGTCGTCTGCGCACTGACCGGGCTGAACGACCCGCGCTCTCCGTCGCTCAAAGGCATCATGGCGGCGCGCAAGAAGCCGGTTCAGGAGGCGCAGATCGCGTCGTATGAGACGAACGGCGCTGACATCAGCTGGGGCAAGCTCTACGCTGAGGAGCGCGTCGTCGAAGGCACAATCATCGAAACCGACGCCGAGAGCGCTGCGCGCCAGGTCGTCGAGCTGTTGCGCGAGAAGAAGCTCATCTAGGCCACAAGCGCCTCGAGCACACGACCTGAACAGACTGAGATAGGAGATGCCAGATATGGCGAGCGGCGTGCTGGTCGTCGTTGAGACGAGCGCCGGGGAGATCCGGGAATCCTCACTGGAACTGATTGGGCCGGCCAAAGCGCTGGCTGGTGATGGCGGCGTAACCGCGCTGGTTATTGGCAGTGGCATTGACGGCGTGGCTGCTGATGTTGCTGGCCGCGGTGTCGATCGGGTGCTGGCGGCAGACGACGAGGCGTTGTCGCGCTACACGGTCGATGGCTACGCGGCAGCGATTGATGCGGCGATCGGGCAGGTTGATCCGGCGCTGGTCCTACTGGCCGGCACGACGTCTGGGCGCGACCTCGGGCCGTACCTGGCCGCGCGCGCCGACAGCGTCTGCCTGACCGACTGCACGGCGGTGCGCTGGGATGGCGCGACGCTGGTCGGGACGCGGCCGGTTTATCAGGGCAAGATGCTGACCGATGTTTCGACGACGCCGAGCGGTGCGGCATTTGCCGTGCTACGGAGCGGCGCGAATCCGGTCGCGGCGGCTGGGCAGGGGTCTGCGCCGGTCGAGGCGCTCAGCGTCGATCTTGGCGATAACCTGCGGGTGAAGGTGCTGGAAGTGGCTGTGCCGCCGGCTGGGGACTCAAGCCTCGACAGCGCCGATACGGTCGTTGTCGGCGGGCGTGGCGTTGGCTCTGCCGAGGGATTCGCGATGATCGAGGGCCTGGCTGCGGCGCTGGACGGCGCAGTCGGTGCGACGCGCGCGGTGACCGACCTCGGCTGGCGACCGCATTCCGAACAGATCGGCCAGACCGGCAAGGTTGTGCGACCGAAGCTGTACATCGGCGTCGGCGTCAGCGGTGCGGTGCAGCACACCGTCGGCATGCAGGGCTCCGAGACGATCGTCGCGATCAACCGCGACAAGGACGCCCCGCTGTTCAAGCTGGCCGAGATCGGCGTCGTCGGTGACCTGAACGAGATCGTCCCGGCACTGACGCAGGAGATCAAGGCAGCGCGAGGCAAGTAGAGCGGCGAACGCGCCAGCGAGACGGGAGCCACGGTGGAAGAGGAACGATTCGACGCGATTGTCGTCGGGGCCGGGCCGGCCGGAGTGTCGGCTGCGCTCACGATGGCGCGCGCCGGACTGGAAGTCGTCCTGCTCGAACGCGGGTCGTTTGCGGGCGCGAAGAACGTCATGGGCGGCATTCTCTACTCGCAGCCGACGGCAGAGATCATCCCGGACTTCTGGGAGCAGGCACCGTTGGAGCGCCCGATCATCGAGCAGCGCTACATGCTCCTCACCGAGGACTCGCACATCGGGCTCACGTATCGCACGCAGGCATTCGCCGACGCACCGTACAACTCGTTCTCGGTGATGCGGGCGGACTGGGACCGCTGGTTCGCCGAGCAGGCCGAAGCCGAAGGCGTCTTCATCATCCCGGAGATGGTCGTAACTGACCTGCTCTGGCGCGATGGTCGCGTCGTTGGCGTCCAGACGGCCGGCGAGGAAGGCGAGTTGGAGGCCAACGTCGTCATCATCGCCGACGGCGCGAACTCGCTGCTGGCGCAGAAGGCCGGCATGCACCGCGAATGGCAGCCGGATGAGCAGGCGCTGGTCGCCAAGGAGCTGATCCGGCTCGATGAGCAGACGATCAACGATCGATTCAACGTGACTGACGGACACGGCGTCGCGATGGAGATCTTCGGCGCTTCGACGTCGTACCTGCTGGGCTACGGCTTCATCTACACGAACAAGGACACGCTCTCGATCGGGACCGGCGCGCTGCTGTCCGACCTGATCGAGAGCGGCCTGAACGTCAGCGACATGCTGGACACGTTCAAGCAGCATCCGTCGGTCGCGCCGCTGATCGCCGGTGGCGAGATGGTCGAGTACTCGGCACACCTGATCCCCGAGGGCG
This window harbors:
- a CDS encoding electron transfer flavoprotein subunit beta/FixA family protein yields the protein MKILVPVKQVPDPNAIRFDASGTFASSTPRVVNEYDQYAIEEAIRLKESGAATEVVVMTIGPSGARDAVNRGLAMGADRGLLVVASDTDLEATDVAAVITAEARDGGYDLVLVGQETSDGGSGVVGPQVAAKLGVPLVSNVVSLEVGDGKLTLGREVEDGRHIVETPLPVVVCALTGLNDPRSPSLKGIMAARKKPVQEAQIASYETNGADISWGKLYAEERVVEGTIIETDAESAARQVVELLREKKLI
- a CDS encoding electron transfer flavoprotein subunit alpha/FixB family protein, which translates into the protein MPDMASGVLVVVETSAGEIRESSLELIGPAKALAGDGGVTALVIGSGIDGVAADVAGRGVDRVLAADDEALSRYTVDGYAAAIDAAIGQVDPALVLLAGTTSGRDLGPYLAARADSVCLTDCTAVRWDGATLVGTRPVYQGKMLTDVSTTPSGAAFAVLRSGANPVAAAGQGSAPVEALSVDLGDNLRVKVLEVAVPPAGDSSLDSADTVVVGGRGVGSAEGFAMIEGLAAALDGAVGATRAVTDLGWRPHSEQIGQTGKVVRPKLYIGVGVSGAVQHTVGMQGSETIVAINRDKDAPLFKLAEIGVVGDLNEIVPALTQEIKAARGK
- a CDS encoding FAD-dependent oxidoreductase, with the translated sequence MEEERFDAIVVGAGPAGVSAALTMARAGLEVVLLERGSFAGAKNVMGGILYSQPTAEIIPDFWEQAPLERPIIEQRYMLLTEDSHIGLTYRTQAFADAPYNSFSVMRADWDRWFAEQAEAEGVFIIPEMVVTDLLWRDGRVVGVQTAGEEGELEANVVIIADGANSLLAQKAGMHREWQPDEQALVAKELIRLDEQTINDRFNVTDGHGVAMEIFGASTSYLLGYGFIYTNKDTLSIGTGALLSDLIESGLNVSDMLDTFKQHPSVAPLIAGGEMVEYSAHLIPEGGWNSLPTLYIDGAIVCGDAAMMVNAMNREGSNFAMISGKLAGETVIRAKERDNFSAATLSYYRELLDDTFIMKDLHKVKDVTAFAHDRPYLLRDLPEAVSQMLRTYLRVDSVPKSTKQKAMAGILRDALPIKRSIRDALAAWKAMT